In Deinococcus sp. QL22, the following are encoded in one genomic region:
- a CDS encoding DinB family protein has protein sequence MTSKPTPTLPIVPVVVTVAAVGVAALLARSRSKDGEGVGQQVKGLVAAQLIERPARNASYAGLGQGLERGGMMLTGRASRAADTAGNRDVLAHMIGIERWGQNRLRVALGQRPYERDEYSPYRPPSEATLSELQDLLSQTRARSVELARELHTAAPDDDLKIEHNDFGPLTAKGWLQYLTQHADIESRKLKAGRPS, from the coding sequence ATGACCTCCAAACCCACTCCTACCCTTCCCATCGTTCCTGTCGTGGTCACGGTGGCGGCCGTGGGTGTGGCGGCGCTACTGGCCCGCAGCCGCAGCAAAGACGGCGAAGGCGTGGGCCAGCAGGTCAAGGGCTTGGTGGCCGCGCAACTGATAGAACGGCCCGCCCGCAATGCCAGTTACGCCGGTCTGGGGCAGGGGCTGGAGCGCGGCGGCATGATGCTGACCGGGCGGGCGAGCCGCGCCGCCGATACCGCAGGCAACCGGGACGTGTTGGCGCACATGATCGGCATCGAACGCTGGGGCCAGAACCGCCTGCGCGTGGCGCTGGGCCAGCGTCCCTACGAGCGCGACGAGTACAGCCCCTACCGCCCGCCCAGTGAGGCCACCCTCAGCGAACTGCAAGACCTGTTGTCTCAGACCCGCGCCCGCAGCGTGGAACTGGCCCGCGAGTTACATACGGCGGCACCCGACGACGACCTGAAAATAGAACACAACGATTTTGGCCCCCTGACCGCCAAAGGTTGGCTGCAATACCTGACCCAGCACGCTGACATAGAGAGCCGGAAGCTGAAAGCAGGCCGCCCCAGTTAG
- a CDS encoding pseudouridine-5'-phosphate glycosidase gives MTSSPIRTTHPLLDLHPEVAEALAAGKAVVALESTIISHGMPYPRNVEMARGVEDLIRAGGAVPATIAVLGGRLKVGLTPGELELLATDKNVQKISTRDLPVTVALGGHGATTVASTMRIAALAGIRVFATGGTGGVHRGGTQTLDVSADLMELARTDVCVVSAGVKSILDIGLTLEYLETQGVPAITLGSEEFPAFYSRSSGFRSPLTVKTEEEAARVLHAKWSLGIGGGVLLANPVPLDAEIPAADITPHIEQALADMDALGLTGKDTTPYLLGRIVEITGGRSLDTNIALVRHNAAVAARVARAYAALR, from the coding sequence ATGACTTCCTCCCCCATCCGAACCACCCATCCCCTGCTCGATCTTCACCCCGAAGTGGCCGAGGCGCTGGCCGCCGGAAAAGCTGTAGTGGCGCTGGAAAGCACCATCATCAGTCACGGGATGCCCTACCCGCGCAATGTGGAGATGGCACGCGGCGTGGAAGACCTGATCCGCGCCGGGGGAGCCGTGCCAGCCACGATTGCCGTGCTGGGGGGCCGCCTGAAAGTGGGCCTGACGCCGGGTGAACTGGAACTGCTGGCCACCGACAAAAACGTGCAGAAAATCAGCACCCGCGACTTGCCGGTCACGGTGGCGTTGGGCGGGCATGGGGCCACCACCGTCGCGTCTACCATGCGAATTGCGGCGCTGGCGGGCATCCGGGTGTTTGCCACGGGCGGTACAGGCGGCGTCCACCGGGGCGGCACCCAAACGCTGGACGTGAGCGCCGACCTGATGGAACTGGCCCGCACCGACGTTTGTGTGGTCAGCGCGGGTGTCAAAAGTATTCTGGATATCGGCCTGACGTTGGAATATCTGGAAACGCAGGGCGTTCCGGCCATTACGCTGGGCAGCGAGGAATTCCCGGCCTTCTACTCGCGCTCCAGCGGCTTCCGCTCGCCCCTGACCGTGAAGACGGAGGAAGAAGCCGCCCGCGTGCTGCACGCCAAATGGTCGCTGGGCATAGGCGGAGGCGTGCTGCTGGCAAATCCGGTTCCTCTGGACGCCGAGATTCCCGCCGCCGACATCACCCCGCACATAGAGCAGGCATTGGCCGACATGGACGCGCTGGGGCTCACAGGCAAAGACACCACGCCGTATCTGCTGGGCCGCATCGTGGAAATTACCGGGGGCCGCAGCCTGGACACGAATATTGCGCTGGTACGCCATAACGCGGCAGTGGCGGCGCGGGTGG
- the dnaE gene encoding DNA polymerase III subunit alpha — MTAPDLAPKFHIHLPDGSCCTPETPKLPRFAHLHQHTQYSLLDGAAKLKDLLKWVKEITPNDPACAMTDHGNMHGAVHFYNYAVGMGVKPILGYEAYVVPGFGTRRDKKPGVSGEKGIFHLTLLARTFEGYQNLCRLSSRGYTEGYYYKPRIDHELLQEHSKGVIAFSGCLGSEVQQLLMHGREAEARERMLWYRDLFGENYYIEIQNHGIDHQARINPILKAWAQELGIGMVATNDGHYVKKEDASAHDTLLAIQTKAMLADENRFRFQCDDFYVKTLAEMQVALPVAEWGEEPFDNTARIAAMCDVELPVGNKRVYQMPALPIPQGRTMSEELRVQTYRGTVKRYPAHATESLLRDYAVRSLAELGTVDAARVLARVDGCDATTCDLETLLTLIAFLGSEWEARGKAAGEKYTPYLALERMEAEAGAGTLPQYAHEDCRRAQNRNSDTSIELDPTADDSETTRAHHQHALTILRRAEYELSVINNMGFPDYLLIVADYINWAKDQDISVGPGRGSGAGSLVCYAMRITNLDPLEFDLLFERFLNPDRISMPDLDIDFNDARRFEVIQYVQDKYGEDKVALISTFGTMASKACLKDVARVMGLEYAKVDKVSKLIPIKFGKSYSLEQARESVPDIQQLLVDDAQLLEAYEFAQKLEGLTRHASVHAAGVVIGRDKLTDLVPVMRDTSGVGMVCQYDMKAVEDIGLIKMDFLGLRTLSFLDEAKRIMRESQKIEIDFDAIPFDDEKTFELLSRGDTKGVFQLEGAGIADASRRLKPRRLADIIALSALYRPGPMENIPTYVRRHHGLEQVDYVRDGFPNSAQWLEKILAETYGIPVYQEQIMQIASEVAGFSLGGADLLRRAMGKKDTAEMARQRQIFVDGAEINKVPKEEGNKLFDLLDAFANYGFNKSHSAAYGVISYQTAWLKANYPVEFMAALLTVERRDSDKVAEYVSDARKMDVKVLPPDINRSNADFAVAGEEIYFGMYAIKGLGEAAVLRVLDERERAGTFKSLADFCSRLGSKVCNRKALESLIKSGAFDLFGERRQLMESLEDAMEDAAGTAEINARAQSGMSMMFGTEEVKKERPLRTGVDAYTDLQRLAIEKEALGLYISGHPLEQHEGLREAASCRISDLDAWFTTQKVAPGKRIKAVLAGMIESVVKKPTKSGGMMARFILADESGQTELVAFSRAYDRIQDKLVNDMPALVIVELESEDGGLRAIAEEVVSVEQLGEVPKVMYVTIDLETASPDAVGEFQSVLDEHAGNMPTYLRLETPEQFVVYQLDHAMGSPQAIKVLNQTFPWADAYLAYDQQTILGRFAPKPPAWMNKQGGGRGMQA, encoded by the coding sequence ATGACCGCGCCCGATCTGGCCCCTAAGTTTCACATCCACCTGCCGGACGGCTCCTGCTGCACCCCCGAGACACCTAAACTGCCCCGGTTCGCACACCTGCACCAGCACACGCAATACAGCCTGCTGGACGGGGCCGCCAAGCTGAAGGACTTGCTGAAGTGGGTCAAGGAGATCACGCCGAATGACCCCGCCTGCGCCATGACCGATCACGGCAACATGCACGGCGCGGTGCATTTTTACAACTACGCGGTGGGCATGGGTGTGAAGCCGATTCTGGGCTACGAGGCCTACGTGGTGCCCGGCTTCGGCACGCGCCGCGACAAGAAACCCGGTGTCAGCGGCGAGAAAGGGATTTTTCACCTCACGCTGCTGGCCCGCACCTTCGAGGGCTATCAGAATCTCTGCCGCCTCAGCTCTCGCGGCTACACCGAGGGCTATTACTACAAGCCCCGGATTGACCATGAACTGTTGCAGGAGCATTCCAAGGGCGTCATCGCCTTTTCCGGCTGCCTGGGTTCCGAGGTTCAGCAACTGCTGATGCACGGGCGCGAGGCCGAGGCGCGGGAGCGGATGCTGTGGTACCGCGACCTGTTCGGCGAAAACTATTACATCGAGATTCAGAATCACGGCATCGACCATCAGGCCCGCATCAACCCGATTCTGAAGGCCTGGGCGCAGGAACTCGGCATCGGCATGGTCGCCACCAATGACGGCCATTACGTGAAAAAGGAAGATGCCTCGGCCCACGATACGCTGCTGGCGATTCAGACCAAGGCCATGCTGGCCGACGAAAACCGCTTCCGTTTTCAGTGCGACGACTTTTACGTCAAGACTCTGGCTGAAATGCAGGTGGCCCTCCCCGTGGCCGAATGGGGCGAGGAACCTTTCGACAACACCGCCCGCATCGCCGCCATGTGTGATGTGGAATTGCCCGTCGGCAACAAGCGCGTGTACCAGATGCCCGCCCTGCCCATTCCGCAGGGCCGCACCATGTCCGAGGAACTGCGGGTGCAGACCTACCGGGGCACGGTCAAACGCTACCCGGCGCACGCCACCGAAAGTTTGCTCCGAGATTACGCGGTGCGGTCTCTGGCCGAATTGGGAACGGTGGATGCGGCCCGAGTGTTGGCCCGTGTAGACGGCTGCGACGCCACCACCTGCGACCTAGAAACCCTGCTGACGCTGATTGCCTTTCTGGGTAGCGAGTGGGAAGCACGCGGCAAGGCGGCAGGCGAGAAATACACGCCCTATCTGGCGCTGGAACGGATGGAAGCTGAAGCCGGGGCGGGAACGTTGCCTCAGTACGCGCACGAGGATTGCCGCAGAGCCCAAAACCGCAATTCAGACACGTCCATAGAGCTCGATCCCACTGCCGACGACTCCGAAACCACCCGCGCCCACCACCAGCACGCACTGACCATCCTGCGCCGGGCCGAGTACGAACTGAGCGTCATCAATAACATGGGCTTCCCCGATTACCTGCTGATCGTGGCCGATTACATCAACTGGGCCAAGGATCAGGACATCAGCGTGGGGCCGGGGCGCGGGTCGGGCGCAGGCTCACTGGTGTGCTACGCCATGCGGATCACCAACCTCGATCCCCTCGAATTCGATCTGCTGTTCGAGCGGTTTCTGAATCCTGACCGAATCTCCATGCCCGATCTCGATATCGACTTCAACGACGCCCGCCGCTTTGAGGTCATTCAGTACGTGCAGGACAAGTACGGCGAGGATAAGGTGGCGCTGATTTCCACCTTCGGGACGATGGCGAGTAAGGCCTGCCTGAAAGACGTGGCCCGCGTGATGGGGCTGGAATACGCCAAAGTCGATAAGGTGAGTAAGCTGATTCCGATCAAGTTCGGCAAAAGCTACTCGCTGGAGCAGGCCCGCGAATCGGTGCCCGACATTCAGCAACTGCTGGTCGACGACGCGCAACTGCTGGAAGCCTACGAGTTCGCGCAGAAGTTGGAAGGCCTGACCCGTCACGCCTCGGTTCACGCGGCGGGGGTGGTTATCGGGCGCGACAAACTGACCGACCTCGTGCCTGTCATGCGCGACACGTCGGGCGTGGGCATGGTCTGCCAGTACGACATGAAGGCCGTGGAAGACATCGGCCTGATCAAGATGGACTTTCTGGGCCTGCGAACCCTGTCTTTTCTGGATGAAGCCAAGCGCATCATGCGGGAATCACAGAAGATCGAGATCGACTTCGACGCCATTCCCTTCGACGACGAAAAGACCTTTGAGTTGCTGAGTCGGGGCGACACCAAAGGCGTATTCCAATTGGAAGGCGCGGGCATTGCCGACGCGAGCCGCCGCCTGAAGCCCCGGCGATTGGCCGACATTATCGCCCTGAGCGCTCTCTACCGCCCCGGCCCGATGGAAAACATTCCGACCTATGTGCGCCGCCATCACGGTCTGGAGCAGGTGGATTATGTGCGCGACGGCTTTCCCAACAGCGCTCAGTGGCTAGAGAAAATCCTGGCGGAGACCTACGGCATTCCTGTGTATCAGGAGCAAATTATGCAGATCGCCTCGGAAGTGGCCGGATTTAGTCTGGGCGGAGCCGACCTGCTGCGCCGAGCGATGGGCAAGAAAGATACGGCGGAAATGGCTAGGCAGCGCCAGATTTTTGTAGATGGCGCAGAAATTAATAAGGTACCGAAGGAAGAAGGGAATAAACTCTTCGACTTGCTGGATGCGTTTGCAAACTACGGCTTCAACAAGTCACACTCAGCGGCTTACGGCGTCATCAGTTACCAGACCGCGTGGCTGAAAGCAAACTACCCCGTCGAGTTTATGGCAGCCCTCTTGACGGTAGAGCGCCGCGATTCCGACAAGGTAGCCGAGTACGTGTCTGACGCCCGCAAGATGGATGTGAAGGTCTTGCCACCAGACATCAACCGGTCTAACGCCGATTTTGCGGTGGCAGGCGAGGAAATCTACTTCGGCATGTACGCCATCAAGGGCTTGGGAGAAGCGGCGGTGCTCAGGGTTCTGGACGAGCGCGAGCGGGCCGGAACCTTCAAATCTCTGGCCGATTTCTGCTCGCGCCTCGGCAGCAAGGTGTGCAACCGCAAGGCGTTGGAAAGCCTGATCAAGTCGGGGGCCTTCGACCTGTTTGGCGAGCGGCGGCAATTGATGGAAAGCTTGGAAGACGCGATGGAAGACGCGGCTGGCACAGCAGAAATCAACGCCCGCGCCCAGAGCGGCATGAGCATGATGTTCGGCACCGAGGAAGTGAAAAAGGAGCGCCCCCTCAGGACGGGCGTGGATGCCTACACCGACCTTCAGCGCCTCGCCATCGAGAAAGAAGCGTTAGGCCTGTACATTTCCGGCCACCCGCTGGAGCAGCACGAGGGTCTGCGCGAGGCCGCAAGTTGCCGCATCAGCGACCTAGATGCCTGGTTTACGACGCAGAAGGTGGCCCCCGGCAAACGCATCAAGGCTGTACTGGCGGGCATGATCGAGAGTGTGGTCAAGAAGCCCACTAAATCAGGCGGCATGATGGCCCGCTTCATCTTGGCCGACGAGTCCGGGCAGACCGAACTGGTGGCCTTTTCCCGCGCCTATGACCGCATTCAGGACAAACTGGTGAACGATATGCCCGCGCTGGTGATCGTGGAACTGGAGTCGGAAGACGGCGGCCTGCGGGCGATTGCCGAAGAAGTGGTGAGCGTGGAGCAACTGGGCGAAGTGCCCAAAGTCATGTACGTGACCATAGACCTTGAAACTGCTAGCCCCGACGCAGTGGGTGAGTTTCAGAGCGTGCTGGACGAACACGCGGGTAATATGCCGACCTACCTGCGTTTAGAGACGCCTGAACAGTTCGTGGTCTATCAGTTAGATCACGCGATGGGCAGCCCGCAGGCCATTAAGGTGCTGAACCAGACTTTTCCCTGGGCCGATGCTTATCTTGCCTACGATCAGCAAACGATTCTGGGACGGTTCGCGCCCAAGCCGCCCGCATGGATGAACAAGCAGGGCGGCGGGCGGGGCATGCAGGCTTGA
- the xseB gene encoding exodeoxyribonuclease VII small subunit, whose amino-acid sequence MPDVSSPLAYRDAYAKLSRIAAELESGEADLDRVLPLLEEAKAAYAACHERIEAVRAVLTGSWGAEVAGADADEDSPEQESSEQEDPDDARDDPY is encoded by the coding sequence ATGCCTGACGTTTCTTCCCCTCTGGCCTACCGCGACGCCTACGCGAAATTGTCGCGGATTGCCGCCGAACTGGAATCGGGCGAGGCCGACTTAGACCGTGTACTGCCGCTGTTAGAGGAAGCCAAAGCCGCCTACGCCGCCTGCCATGAGCGCATAGAGGCCGTGCGGGCGGTGCTGACCGGAAGCTGGGGCGCGGAAGTGGCCGGGGCAGATGCCGATGAGGACAGCCCAGAGCAAGAAAGCTCAGAGCAAGAAGACCCGGACGACGCTAGGGATGATCCTTACTGA
- a CDS encoding HD domain-containing protein, with product MTFPLTEKFTEALQLAHKWHFGQNRKGTQTPYLSHLLGVASVALEFGATEAEAIAALLHDALEDGPENLTADKNDREKVRKDLETQIQAKFGAEVAALVRGATEETPLVNGQKPPWAERKLDYLAKLGHEGASSLLVSAADKLHNARTILTDVLTEGTTPEAREAFFSRFSQGREGTLQYYRLLADAYRQAEGAAGRLRLQALFAELERTVSALEVACGVTPDEVRGYALLRPASSDDALGFI from the coding sequence GTGACTTTTCCTCTGACAGAAAAATTTACCGAGGCCCTGCAACTGGCGCACAAATGGCACTTTGGCCAGAATCGCAAAGGCACGCAGACGCCCTATTTGTCGCATCTGCTGGGCGTAGCGTCGGTGGCGCTGGAATTTGGCGCAACGGAAGCCGAAGCTATTGCCGCGCTGTTACACGACGCGCTGGAAGATGGGCCGGAAAATTTGACGGCGGATAAGAACGACCGGGAGAAGGTTCGCAAGGATTTGGAGACTCAAATTCAGGCCAAATTTGGTGCTGAAGTAGCTGCCCTCGTGCGCGGAGCCACGGAAGAAACGCCGCTGGTAAACGGCCAGAAACCGCCTTGGGCTGAGCGTAAACTGGATTATCTCGCCAAACTGGGTCATGAGGGAGCCAGTTCGCTCTTGGTCAGTGCCGCCGACAAGCTGCATAACGCCCGCACCATCCTGACCGACGTGCTGACCGAAGGCACGACGCCTGAAGCGCGGGAAGCCTTCTTTAGCCGTTTCAGTCAGGGCCGAGAGGGAACGTTGCAGTATTACCGCCTGCTGGCCGACGCCTACAGGCAGGCGGAGGGTGCGGCGGGGCGACTCCGTCTACAAGCCCTCTTTGCCGAACTGGAACGTACGGTATCGGCGCTGGAGGTGGCGTGCGGTGTCACGCCGGATGAGGTTCGGGGATATGCGCTGCTGCGTCCTGCCAGTTCTGACGACGCACTAGGGTTCATCTAA
- a CDS encoding 5-formyltetrahydrofolate cyclo-ligase, whose product MTASTPTTTAGAHRTAVWDALERARLCAFPLPRHGHHPNFTGAREAAKHMLKHPRVAPLHTLIVGPDRVLMPLRKLALQSGITLYVPNLKKDGWYWRITDVGGANLSKMAVHGEPKLKPEGAQAAVLACVAADHSGGRVGRGFGWGARGLHLDLPEFTLAHGLMLRGQLPCPGDSHAALIGTPGGVIDTAESSAQGADRLD is encoded by the coding sequence ATGACCGCTTCCACACCCACCACGACAGCGGGCGCACACCGCACCGCTGTTTGGGACGCGCTGGAGCGGGCACGGCTGTGTGCGTTTCCGCTGCCGCGGCACGGCCACCATCCCAACTTTACCGGGGCGCGGGAGGCCGCCAAACATATGCTGAAGCACCCAAGGGTTGCGCCGCTGCACACGTTGATCGTAGGGCCAGACCGGGTGCTGATGCCGCTGCGAAAGCTGGCGTTGCAATCGGGCATCACGTTGTATGTCCCCAACCTGAAAAAAGACGGCTGGTACTGGAGAATCACCGATGTTGGGGGCGCGAACCTGTCCAAAATGGCGGTACACGGCGAGCCGAAGCTAAAACCGGAAGGCGCACAGGCGGCGGTGTTGGCGTGTGTGGCCGCAGACCACAGCGGCGGCAGAGTGGGCAGAGGCTTCGGCTGGGGCGCACGCGGCCTGCATCTGGACTTGCCGGAGTTCACCCTGGCGCACGGGTTGATGCTGCGGGGCCAGTTGCCCTGCCCCGGTGACTCGCACGCGGCGCTGATCGGGACGCCGGGTGGGGTAATAGACACGGCGGAGTCTTCCGCGCAGGGGGCAGACCGCCTAGACTGA
- a CDS encoding 1-acyl-sn-glycerol-3-phosphate acyltransferase translates to MSDAAPSQHLGADRAHPAPTASSPAPKPKESELTPVVNPRVYRFVVDITYLPVLLSGMRLEVHGREHVPPPGTPLVVAANHRSGLDPFLIARALPPGRYMQFMAKKELFGPITGPLITAGGSYPVDRNISDVKAVRTSLRILAAGGTVGIFPEGTRGGGELHGGAALIAAKGRAPILPVGISRVGRRWIVRFGPPLPSRGGIKALTVEVGERLAELAQPVGEKV, encoded by the coding sequence ATGAGCGACGCCGCCCCTTCTCAACACTTGGGTGCTGACCGCGCCCATCCTGCGCCCACTGCTTCATCCCCGGCCCCCAAGCCCAAAGAATCGGAATTGACCCCGGTGGTCAATCCCCGCGTGTACCGTTTTGTTGTCGACATTACTTATTTGCCCGTACTGCTCAGCGGCATGCGCCTAGAGGTGCACGGGCGCGAGCATGTGCCGCCGCCCGGAACGCCGCTGGTGGTGGCCGCCAATCACCGTTCTGGCCTAGACCCGTTCCTGATCGCCCGCGCCCTGCCGCCGGGCCGCTATATGCAGTTCATGGCGAAAAAAGAACTGTTTGGCCCCATTACCGGGCCGCTGATCACGGCAGGTGGCAGCTATCCGGTAGACCGAAATATCAGCGATGTCAAGGCCGTGCGAACCAGCCTACGCATTTTGGCGGCAGGCGGCACAGTCGGCATTTTCCCCGAAGGCACACGCGGCGGCGGGGAGCTTCACGGCGGTGCGGCGCTGATCGCCGCCAAAGGCCGCGCCCCAATTTTGCCTGTCGGTATCAGCCGGGTCGGGCGGCGCTGGATCGTGCGCTTTGGCCCGCCGTTGCCATCGCGTGGGGGCATCAAGGCACTGACTGTAGAGGTGGGCGAAAGGCTGGCAGAGTTGGCTCAACCGGTGGGGGAGAAGGTTTAG
- a CDS encoding flavin reductase family protein, with protein sequence MSADPQDFVPPNYTLSNLTPEDFTHFDLTALPAAACYKLVTGVVVPRPIAWVSTLGEGGHVNLAPYSFFGLMGSDPPVVAFAPGDRADGVPKDTALNIGSGGEFTVNLVSAELAATMNATATDFPHGVGEAHTLNVPLADGVKVRVPRVAASPAALECREVQTILIGRTRIILGVVLGVTLRSDAVQDAERHHVDTNALDLIGRMGGRGSYALTRETFVLDRVSYAEWEKRQ encoded by the coding sequence ATGTCCGCCGATCCTCAAGACTTCGTGCCCCCCAACTACACACTCAGCAACCTCACACCCGAAGACTTCACGCACTTTGACCTGACCGCGCTGCCTGCCGCTGCCTGCTACAAGCTGGTCACAGGGGTCGTGGTGCCGCGCCCGATTGCGTGGGTCAGCACGTTGGGCGAGGGCGGGCATGTGAATCTCGCGCCTTACTCCTTCTTCGGCCTGATGGGGTCAGACCCGCCCGTCGTCGCCTTCGCCCCCGGTGACAGAGCAGACGGCGTGCCCAAAGACACCGCGCTGAATATTGGCTCTGGCGGCGAATTTACGGTGAATCTGGTGTCGGCGGAGTTGGCCGCCACCATGAACGCCACCGCCACCGACTTTCCGCACGGAGTGGGAGAGGCGCACACGCTGAATGTGCCGCTAGCAGACGGCGTGAAGGTGCGTGTGCCCCGTGTGGCTGCCAGTCCCGCCGCGCTGGAATGCCGCGAAGTGCAGACCATCCTGATTGGCCGCACCCGAATTATTCTGGGCGTGGTACTGGGCGTCACCCTCCGCAGCGACGCCGTGCAGGACGCCGAACGCCACCACGTAGACACCAATGCCCTAGACCTGATCGGACGCATGGGCGGGCGCGGCAGCTACGCCCTCACGCGGGAAACGTTCGTGTTAGACCGGGTGAGTTACGCGGAGTGGGAGAAGCGTCAGTAA
- a CDS encoding type IV pilus twitching motility protein PilT, with protein MTVLKELLGVMVREGASDIHLRAGSPPAGRINGEIRRFGESRLTPEHVEGFATEMMPRPGMWEDFQTRRDADFAYGVPGVARFRVNAYHQRGSVGLIMRVIENKPIPSFAELGLPAATFEALAGHERGLVLVTGPTGSGKTTTLASIIDYINATQPVNIVTLEDPIEIMHSDKLGLISQRELGSDTLSFAAGLRASMRQDPDVILIGEMRDKETVEAALSAAQTGHLVFSTLHTQDAVRTVNRIIDFFAPHEREQIRLGLSETIVGVVSQRLLPKLGGGRVLGMEIMLGTPTVRECIKDPNRTEEIKQALLEGGMRGMHTFDQHLAELVSTGLMSEEDAMHTATSPHELKLLLMTRQFA; from the coding sequence ATGACTGTGCTGAAGGAACTGCTGGGCGTGATGGTTCGTGAGGGGGCCAGTGATATTCACTTGCGGGCCGGAAGTCCGCCTGCTGGCCGCATCAACGGCGAAATCCGGCGTTTTGGTGAGAGCCGCCTGACGCCCGAACACGTGGAGGGGTTCGCCACCGAAATGATGCCGCGTCCCGGCATGTGGGAAGACTTTCAGACCCGCCGCGACGCCGATTTTGCTTACGGTGTGCCCGGTGTGGCCCGTTTCCGCGTGAATGCCTACCACCAGCGCGGTTCGGTGGGCCTGATCATGCGTGTCATCGAGAACAAGCCGATTCCCAGCTTTGCTGAATTGGGCCTGCCCGCCGCCACCTTCGAGGCTCTGGCAGGCCACGAGCGCGGGCTGGTGCTGGTGACTGGGCCAACCGGAAGCGGCAAAACCACCACGCTGGCCAGCATCATCGACTACATCAACGCCACCCAGCCCGTGAACATCGTGACGCTGGAAGACCCCATCGAGATCATGCACAGCGATAAATTAGGCCTGATTTCCCAGCGGGAATTGGGCAGCGACACCCTCAGCTTTGCCGCCGGACTGCGGGCCAGCATGCGCCAGGACCCCGACGTGATCCTGATTGGCGAGATGCGCGACAAGGAGACGGTAGAAGCGGCGCTGAGCGCGGCCCAGACCGGGCACTTGGTCTTCTCGACGCTGCACACCCAGGACGCCGTGCGAACCGTGAACCGCATCATCGACTTTTTCGCCCCCCACGAGCGCGAGCAAATCCGGCTGGGCCTGTCGGAAACGATTGTGGGTGTGGTCAGCCAACGCCTCTTGCCCAAGTTGGGCGGCGGACGTGTGCTGGGCATGGAAATTATGCTGGGTACGCCCACCGTGCGCGAGTGCATCAAAGACCCCAACCGCACCGAGGAAATCAAGCAGGCCCTGTTAGAGGGCGGCATGCGCGGGATGCACACCTTCGATCAGCACCTGGCTGAACTGGTCTCCACAGGCCTGATGAGCGAGGAAGACGCCATGCACACGGCGACGAGTCCGCACGAGTTGAAATTGCTGCTGATGACCCGGCAGTTTGCCTAA